In Zingiber officinale cultivar Zhangliang chromosome 1A, Zo_v1.1, whole genome shotgun sequence, the DNA window GGAAAGCATAGCCAACTCAGATAATTTGTTCGAAGTCACACCCTGAGACTActcaatatatatttattttatctaaTATAAATTGGCATTCTTTGAATCAGGTTTTCAAGTTCATGCAATCAATAGATGTTGAAGATTTTAAGGATGTGAAGACAGGCTACTCTATTACATTTGTGAGTTATTATGCATCAGTGTCTGAATCTGGGTTCACATGCTCAAAACCTTGTCTTTAATCCTCATTAATTGTATTTGTTTATATTGAGCATAGAACTTCTCTGAGAATCCATATTTTGAGGATAGAAAATTAACAAAGACATATGCATTCGCTGATGAAGGAACTACTAATGTATCTGGTACTAAAATTAGGTGGAAGGAAGGCATGGTATGGCAGCAAACATTTAATATTTCCTCGCTGATCCTTTGACTTGGGTTGTTGGTGTGATTTTTCTCTTCTGTTTTTTTATAGGATCTTCTTGCGAATGGTAATGTTCAAGAGAAGAAAGGAAGTAAACGCTCCTTTATCGAGGAAAGGTAAATGTTCTTTCTTGCTTTGTTCTTGTCCTTCAAAATTTTTTACACCATTATGTATTAGTTCATTATCATTAACTGTTGCCAAGCCATGTGTTTACCAACTCGTTGAGGTCAGCTACCTTGATTGAACTTTGTGCAATGCACCATTATCTGTTAATTAATTGCTGGTATCTTTTTTTAGTACTTATTGTTCATCTCTATTGTTTTTGTTGACTCTGTATGGCTCTAATGTTTATTTGGCTAGATGCAATTAGTTCTCTTCACTAAGGACTTAGGTTGCATTGATGAGTTGGCATCATCAACTAGCTTGATCATTTAGTGAATCTTCACTATTTTATGCAGATGTATATCTGTATCCTAATCCATTCTTTGTGAACAGTTTTTTCAGTTGGTTTAATGAAAATTTGCATAAGAACCTCTCAGAAGGAGTGATAGATGAGGTAATGTTTCTTGAATTTCCTTCCAGACCCTTTTTTTGTCTTAAACTGAATTGGGCACTAGAACAACAAATTCTTGGTCATAACCATTTGGGATGATTAAAAAAAGGCATGATTCATGTTACTTTTCGTGGGCATCTGTAAAATACAGTTGAACTAAATTGTTACAACCACAAGATCATAATTGCTTCTGGACTCTTTAGAATGTAGAATCTCTTCATTTACAGTAAGTACCTTCTCTTACAAGCACATGTGCAGGTGGCTGCGATAATCAAGGAAGACTTGTGGCCCAATCCTTTAAAATACTTCAACAATGTATGTTGTTTAAGTAGCTAGCTTGTCTTTCctattcctctctctctctctctttctctcacattcatttaTCTTCCACTGAGCATCATattcaaaatcattatttgaTGGCACAGGAAATCGATGAAGATGATTTTGATGGtgaggatgatgaagaggtatGCCACTTCCTGACATTTTACAGAGTTTTGCATACCGCTGTTATCTCAGTGAATGCAGATTCCATTTTTTCTTTGATCTTTGTCTCACCTGGTTCCATTTGTTAGCTTAACACGTTTAAGTTACAATAAGCCAAAAATGGCAAATGCTAGTTTTTCTCATGTTCATTATAAATAAATACTTTGCTGACCTTTAAGTATTTTTATTTGATCTATTAATCATCTGAGAATGAGAACATACTTGATAGTCTGCtcccattttttttttcacatgctcaaaaaaaaaaaaaaatccaacatgTATTGGAAAATTTGTCAAGGATCAAAATCATCCATAACCAAGAAATACACATCCATCAAAGAAAACCAATCCACCTAGTTAAACTGTATTAATATTAGCCAAATCTAGTTTTAAAGTATGCTATTTGCAGCCTTGTTCAGAGTCTTTCCTTGTGATTTCAGTTGAAATGAGCAACTGGGGGACtatgtattttatttttcctgAATGTAATACAAGACTCATATCTCTCATAATAAAATGTTGAAGCTATGCGTTTGCAGACGATAGTCATTTTATGGCGAAAACTTTATGATGCCATTGTTTGCAGATGATTGTCCATGACTAATTATTCTTTTTCTCAATACTAGGAAACTGATGGGGATGACGGGGAGGAAGATGATGGTGAgcaggatgatgatgatgacgaagaagaagaggatgaagattgAGATCTAAACTGTCTACCATTTTGCAATAAGCACAAGCAAAACAAAAGCTTATTCGTAGTCAGTCAACGATGAGACGGAGACGGAAATGTTGTGTTGTTTCGGAAATGCGAGAAGCTTAGATGTGTTAGATTCCTACCAGCTTCATACACTGATAGCTAGCTTAGTAGCATCATGACTGTCTGGGATTCAACTTTTATGACGACATTTCGCCCTTTCAGTTATATATAGATTTATTTGATTATAAACTTGTTAGCACTTTTTAGTAGTGAACTGAAAATGGATGTCTTTTTCTTCTATCTGCACTTATGTTTTACGTCAAGCAAGAATCTAAAGTCTAGCATCTGGTGAGCTATCTTATCTTTAATTTTCCCAGAGTTTGAATTTGATGGTTCAACTTGTTATTTGGCAATGTTAATTTagacatttttttcatttataGCAGTATAAATGTTgtcttaaaatattaaataattcaatatctaAATATAAAttgaaatattaattttatatgttCTCTCCTCTGTTGACAGAGCCCAGAGGGAGAGTGTGCTTGTATTTCAATTTTGCAATCTGAGGGTAAAATATAATATTCTAAATGTCGAGtggtaaaatgaaaaataaacaatAATAACTAGGGGTAAAATGAAATTTGCACCGACTCCGTACTGTACATGTAGACTCAAATACGTCGAACACGTTGAGCGGGCTTTAACGGCAGAGCAAGCATCGAACGAGCCCGTTCTCGTTGCATTCCGGGCATCGCCGGAAACCTCCGCcgagctcctcctcctcctcctcctcttcctccacgTAGACCTTGCAGCTTCCGGAACAGGTCTCGCAGGGGACGAACCTGACGTCGCCGCACCACTCGCACCCCACCTCCCCGCCGCTAGCGCGGCCTCCGCCCTTCCCCTGCGGCGCCATCTCGCAGCACTCCAACAGCTTGCCCAATATCCCCTGATCGTGGAGCTGCCGCACCTCGTCGGAACCGCCGATGTAGCTTCCGTCGGCGAAGACGCGCGGCAGCCGGTAGCCGGGCCCTAGTATGCCGACGAGCTCCTCTTTGAACCCGGCGTGCATCGACACGTCCCGCTCGTCGACGCGGACGCCGTAGCCCTTGAGGATCGTGTCGACGGTGCGGCAGTCCTCGTGGGTTTTGCGGATTCCGCGGAGGCTGGTGAAGTAGAAAACCACTTTCCCCTCGCCGCCGGGCGGGCACTTGCAGGAAGGCGCCACCTTTGCGGAAGTAGGATTTCTGCTCGCCTTCTTCGCGTCGATCTTTTGCTGGAACTCATTGATCCTCGCTCGTACAACGCTGAGAGAGGGCTTCTTcttgtcttcttcctcctccatttCCCTCTTTGGGGATTGAGTTAGGGCTTCGCGGAAAGCGGATAAAATCTCGGGGTCGAAATCGGAGAAGACGGAGTCATCGGGGCTGAGTTCCATCCACTCCGGCTTGGGCGAGTAGCTGCTGGTGAACTCGGAGTCAGGCGAGGAGCGGTGGGCGCCCCGGACGGTGTGGAACGAAAAGGAGCGGTGGTGGGCGGCgggagggaggaggaggagggggctGGCGTTCTCAAGGCCGGCCATGAGCTCCCATGCGTTGATGACCTCGGGCTCATTGGGCGGGGTCATCGTCGGCGTCTTCGGGATCCGCCGCTCGATCATCTCGGACCAAGTATCGTGGCAGCAGCCGATCTCCCTCGCGCTGCCTGCCTTGATCGCCGCCACCGCTGCCACCTGGTGTTCGGCGGAGATCTTCGCCGTTACCTCGTCGTCGGAGCTGTGGTCTCCTTGGTCGAGCATCAGCAAGCCGAGGGTGGAGGATGTGAGCGAGACGTCGTGGTAGCCGTCCCCGCTCCGCTGCCGTCTGCCGCCGGCCAACTGGACGGGAAGCGACTGGCTACGCCCGACGACACCGGGACTCCGCCCGCCGCGTAACTGCTTCGATCCCGTGCAACCCATGTCGATCCCAAACAGCCGCCCGCTCTCTCAGCTTCGATCAGAAGACGAACCGCGACAAGATTCGACGGCACCTGCACTTCGGGAAACGATCGCGGCCCCGAGATCCGCAAAACACGAAGCTCACGAACATTCCCAGACACACTTCTTCCCCATTTCTCAATCGCGAGGaagctcaaaaaaaaaaatcagcgaAATCTCTCTCGATTAGGGCGACCAAGCCGAAAAcaaaatcgaatcgaatcgaatcttAAATTAATGAAACACCAAATGTCCAAATCCAACGAAGAACCGAACACAGAACAGATCAAAGTTTGCAACTTGGCTACCAAAAATGGAATTCCAGAGCGTAACAAATCAGATTTAGCTGGAACCAGACTCCCTATGACTCAGAGAAACAGGGAAGATAGAGTATAAACAGCCACCGGACAAGAATGAGTCAGAGGGCGACAGAGATTTCGTGCCCATGAACTCTGATGAGAAAAAAGTAATCAAACAAGAACGAGTCAATGACCATAAAAAAGAGGGAGGAGaagaggcggaggaggaggaagaaggtgccGCCCACTACGACGCGGAAATCAACTCAGATGCGCGCAGGAGTCAAAAGGAAGAAAGCACCAAACCACCATGATCTAGGAAATGCGGGGTCTGACTTCTTCCTGCCTTCCTTCCTTTTGACCTTCGTTCTTCCATTTCTCTTTCCGGATTTAGGGCAATTATCGAGATCCCAGCAGAGGGGAAGAACCGGAGAAGGCGAGGAGGAACAGCGAAGCACTGTAAAGcatcaagctcctccctttaccttcttcctcctcctttcttCCACGTCGCGTCGCTGTTAAATTCGCAAACACTTGCTTCTGAATGACACAAGAAATTTATGGTTTTACGTATTGGTTCTTTTAAAAATGTTAGAATTCACAAAGGCACCCTGAGTTTCTTTTATTCAACTATAAGAAAAAGACCAACATCAATgtcaaaaaataagaaaaaacaaaatgggtataACACCTCCTGGCAGATCCGTAATgtatcttattttttaaaaaaaatctttacaaatttATTATTACGGAAATTAAACCGTGAATGTTTAGATGATAATTTGATGAACATTATAATGATTCCTAATTTTGACTCCAAATTTGGtaaagattttatttatttattttgcataAATACACTagattctatttttcttttccttttatattcTCCATTAAAATCTTATTTCATTTCTATATAATTAGTAAATTTATTGTGGGGCGAGTTAATAAAAACGccaatataatatatataatttagcaaaaacaaaaaaaatacaaagtgAAATTAAATGGCCATTAAAATATGAAAAGTCGTAAGCACGATAATTAACCTTGCCGGATGCGTCAGGATAGGCACACGCTCACCGACCTCTGCCCATTAAAAAATGTTGGATAAGAATTCATTATTCAATTAAAACTCAATAATTTACATAATTAAGATTCTATTTCTGGTTTGCCCGGCTATATTTCCACACTAACAATTAGGAcagtaaaaaaaaagaaatattcataaataaatttgatattcaactgggttagaatttatttatattcattcaatacaTATAACAacgattaaataaataaacttgaacaactcgttaaactaaataaataaacttgaacacatatgtgttcagctcattaATGTTTGTAAACAACATTCATAAATAATGTTTGTAAACATTTTTCGTGTtgattaataaaattcttatcaatatgataaataaagtaaaaaataaaataaaataaataaataaattttaattattaacctcaataatcaatcaaacaaacaACACtttcaaacaagtttgaattgagagttcgataatatctaaatgaatcaaggtcaaatcaaatttgaattgaaagtttgataacatttaaataaaTCAAGCTTAAGCTAAGGTCAAGTCCatctaaaataaaccaagtcaaacttgaatagTTATTTTAAAAGCTTAGTTCATTTTAGACTCGACTCGacttaattatcttatcaaatatatttaaataCTTCGAAACTTGACTCGATTTGACATATTTACCGTCCTATTAATAATTTTCGATATTGTTTTTAAATCTTTAATTTGGCAGGTCGAGATGGTCCATCCCAACCTATGACAATAtttttagaataaaataaatacaaatatttAAAATCTAGTTATGTTTATAATACaaaaatatttcataaataataatatCCAGTTGCTTCTTGATTAATGAAAATTATGAAATGGATAGGAGTTGCCAACCAACGCATTAAAGATGAATAGATTAATTAAACATGGAATTCTTAATTATAATCTCAAAGTTAAGATAATAGATTAGAATTTAAAAGGATAGTGTTAAGGCCACCTAACCCCCCTTAACTGAAGTCCCCACAATTTACATGGAACCAACTAATTATTGTCATCTTCttcattaaaattataattaaattgatCATAAAAATGTACTTAATGCCCATTTTTTATGGATGGTCCCGATATTAATTCTCTCGTCATATTATTGACTCTGAgattttttttatgtgtttttttttctatttaaaaaatctaatttaatttaataaagaaACAAAAGTAAAAGAATGTGGCAGTGGAGACAATTAAATGAGCGGGGAGATCACGCCAAGGCGAGGTACAATTTCAAGCTTTATCAGAGCTGCTATGCCGTTGATGTCGGGACGCCGAAACGCGTAAATCGTCTATTGCCACATGGTATATTGTTGACATCGTCCGTAACACGGAAGAACCTGTCAGTGC includes these proteins:
- the LOC122038880 gene encoding NAP1-related protein 2-like, with protein sequence MAADKSKKVKIGEPGVEGEPEPIDGELVLNIEKLQEIQEELEKINEEASDKVFEVEQKYNEVRRPVYVKRAEIIKNIPDFWLTAFLSHPALGDLLAEKDHEVFKFMQSIDVEDFKDVKTGYSITFNFSENPYFEDRKLTKTYAFADEGTTNVSGTKIRWKEGMDLLANGNVQEKKGSKRSFIEESFFSWFNENLHKNLSEGVIDEVAAIIKEDLWPNPLKYFNNEIDEDDFDGEDDEEETDGDDGEEDDGEQDDDDDEEEEDED
- the LOC122038879 gene encoding uncharacterized protein At5g39865-like, producing MGCTGSKQLRGGRSPGVVGRSQSLPVQLAGGRRQRSGDGYHDVSLTSSTLGLLMLDQGDHSSDDEVTAKISAEHQVAAVAAIKAGSAREIGCCHDTWSEMIERRIPKTPTMTPPNEPEVINAWELMAGLENASPLLLLPPAAHHRSFSFHTVRGAHRSSPDSEFTSSYSPKPEWMELSPDDSVFSDFDPEILSAFREALTQSPKREMEEEEDKKKPSLSVVRARINEFQQKIDAKKASRNPTSAKVAPSCKCPPGGEGKVVFYFTSLRGIRKTHEDCRTVDTILKGYGVRVDERDVSMHAGFKEELVGILGPGYRLPRVFADGSYIGGSDEVRQLHDQGILGKLLECCEMAPQGKGGGRASGGEVGCEWCGDVRFVPCETCSGSCKVYVEEEEEEEEELGGGFRRCPECNENGLVRCLLCR